The genomic window GAACATATGTGAAATTATCATTATATTTTAGTTAATTAAACTCCATTCATCTTCCAGAATGGCCATTAAAATATCATCCGCATACTTGCCATTAAACATAATCGCATCGCGCCGGATGCCTTCTGTCCTGAACCCTGACTTTTCATACACGCGCTGCGCTTGCGTGTTGTATGAAAACACATTCAGCTCAAGACGATGCATTTTTAATGTATCAAACACAAAGCTGCATACGGACTGAACTGCCCAGGTTCCAAGTCCTCTTGCCCTATATGCATCTTGAAGAATAGCAATACGAAAATGAGCACTGCGAAGAACAGGATCAATCTCGCTCACAACGCATTCGCCAACAATACTCTTGTCGGGCGCTATGAGTAAAAATAGATACCTTTCGTCAGATTCAATGGATTTCTTAAAAAAAGCAGCAACTTCTTGTCTTGTGAAGCTGTCCTTGCAGCCTGTCATCCTTACCAGGTCACTGTCCAGAGGATTGTAATTCTGCTCATAGTAAGGTTCTAAATCTTCAAATGTGGCAGACCGCAATACAAACCCATCTTTTTCCCATGCTATATAAGTAGTCATTTTATGATGTTAACCTTACAAATCCCGCATTCAAATTGGTCATACAATAAGAGCCGGACAGAAAATTTCAGCCAGGCATAGAGCATGGCAACACATTGATTACATTAAAACAAACTTCCTGCCGGAGGCCTCCCCAGCACGATCAAGCTTGAATAAAGCGCTTTCTCAATGCATGTTGCCGCCACGACAAACCACTTACTGGTGAAGTACACGCGGCTCTCATCTGCCGCGCTCTGACCGCACTCTAAACATTATGGTGCGCTTTCAATAAAAAACTTGCCTGTTTTTGCCCTGCGCTTCCTTGCTGTTTACTGCAGTATCAGCCGCGATCTTGCTTTCAAAACAAATATAAATAAAATTTATTATAATTACAGATTGTATTATCTCAGTCTAATAATAAGAATCATCAATTTTCAGCATTTTTATCCTGTAGCGCAATCCAGCTGGCGTAAGGTGCATCATCCGCGCTGCCTTGGCTACATTCCCGCCAGTAATTCGCAGCACATTATTAATACATGAAGATTCGTAGGCATTCATGCAGTCTTTAAGCGAAACAGATGCACCTCTTTGAATCATACTATAGTCGTAATATGCTTCTTTATGGTTATTTTCGATAATTGAAGCTGCTTCCGTCAGTTGCGCTACAGGTACGCCTGCGGGTTCCTTACGGTCTTTTTGGTAGAACTCAAGAAAATGCTTCGGAAGCGAGTTGAGATCAATGGAACGCTCTTCGTTCATCATTGCCAGGCTGCCTTCAATCACATGCTCCAGCTCCCTGACGTTACCAGGCCAGTGGTATTCCATAAACATGTGCATGGCCTCGCTGGAAATGCTGACAGGATTTCCGCCCTCTGCGTTAGCCACAACAGCTTTAACAAGATGAGGGATATCCTCCCGCCGCTCGCGCAATGGTGGTACTGCCAAGCTTACCACCGCAAGGCGATAAAAAAAGTCCCGTCGCAGCACGCCGCTCTGCACCGCCTCAAGGGGATGTTGATTGAGGATACTGATAATCCGCACATCTACAGGGATTTCTTCGTGCGATCCAAGTCGCCGGACTCGCTTTTCCTGCAAAACGCGCAGCAACTTGGCTTGCAGACCAAGCGGCATGGAGTTGAGCTCGTCCAGCAGGATGGTGCCGTGGTTGGCTTCTTCAAAAAGACCTGGCTTATCTGAAGCATCGGTATAGGTGCCCTTGGTGGTACCAAACAGGATGCTTTCAAGCAGGGTTTCTGGAATGGCAGCGCAGTTTACGGGTACAAAAGGAAAGGCCGACCGGCTGCTCGCAGCGTGTATGGCCTGAGCAAAAACCTCTTTACCTGTGCCGCTTTCCCCCCAGATCATGATCGGCGAGCTTGATTGGGCTGCTGCGCGCGCGGCCTCGATCACCGCCACAAGAGCCGGATCCTTACCAACAAGATCGTTGAATGAATACAACGTCTGCGGTTTGGCACAGCCCCTCCCTTCACTTTTGCGTATACCAAGCTTGCCGAGGATGTCTTCTCCAAGCCAGCTTGTAAACGCAATAACGCCATCTTTAACGCCACTATCAAACAGCGCAAAAAAATCCGTGACTGTACGGGTCATAAAATTGTTTGTAGTCTTATAGGTATACACCCTCCTTAATATGGGCTTTCCCTTTTGAAGACACTCAATTGTCGGTATACATTTGATGTCGTGCGGAACATACAGATTGGTAATATGCTTACCAATAACATGATCAAATCCATCAATCCGCTGCTGAATCGGATTCATGTATCTGCATATCCCTTCTGCATCAACAACAGCAACGCCAATACCCATGCCATCCCAGATAGCAAGCATGGACGGATTGAGTACGCTTTCACGGCTTACACTGGCGAATCTGCGTCGCAACGTGGAATCATGTGCCATTTTTCACATCCCTTTAGCCAAACAGCCCCTTTTGCGGAGGCACCCGACATTACTTCTAGTTTTGAGTATCTGTTTTTTTAAAAAAAGACAAATTTCTTTCTTTTTATAAAATTTTCTTACGTTGTCTTGAGAGGTTAACCAGCCTCCAACACGGCGCTAGCCCGCTTTTTAACGCTTTTGGCAATAAAACCAGTGCGTGGCACAGCTTGTGCTTATCCCCACATAAACGCGTTGTTTTCTTACAAGCAAAAAACCTGCCTTTGCGTATGCAGGGCAAAACTAGTTAGGAGTATACAATGCCTGTTGTTCCCTTTCAAAGCGGTGAAACAACCGAACCCAAGGGTTATGCGATCAACTGGAGCACGGCGGCAAGCCGCCTGACCGACCTTAAGGAATTTCTTCTCAATGCCCCGCAGATCATGGATCCGGAACGGCTGCAATTCCTTGATGAGGTTTATCAGGAGTTCAACGGCGAGCACATATTCTACAAACGGGCCAAGTTGCTCGAACGCGTGTTGCTCAAGAAAAAGATATTCCTGGACGGGAACCCTATTGTGGGAACGCTGACCGGCACTCGCGCCGGTGTTTACGCATATCCTGAATGGAACGTGGCCTGGATCAAGGAAGAAATGCAGATGGCCAAAATGGCCTCGCTCGGCGAAATGAAGATCCCGCAGGAAACTCAGGAGCTGCTTGAAAAAACATATAAATCTTGGCGCGGTCACACCTGCATCGATATAAACAACAAGTTGTTCAAGGATAAGTACGGATTCAACCCCGCCCCTTACTCCAAGGCTGGCGTGTACTATGACAACGTGAGCGTTGCCAGCGGGTCAGGCAT from Desulfovibrio sp. UIB00 includes these protein-coding regions:
- a CDS encoding GNAT family protein, with amino-acid sequence MTTYIAWEKDGFVLRSATFEDLEPYYEQNYNPLDSDLVRMTGCKDSFTRQEVAAFFKKSIESDERYLFLLIAPDKSIVGECVVSEIDPVLRSAHFRIAILQDAYRARGLGTWAVQSVCSFVFDTLKMHRLELNVFSYNTQAQRVYEKSGFRTEGIRRDAIMFNGKYADDILMAILEDEWSLIN
- a CDS encoding sigma 54-interacting transcriptional regulator — encoded protein: MAHDSTLRRRFASVSRESVLNPSMLAIWDGMGIGVAVVDAEGICRYMNPIQQRIDGFDHVIGKHITNLYVPHDIKCIPTIECLQKGKPILRRVYTYKTTNNFMTRTVTDFFALFDSGVKDGVIAFTSWLGEDILGKLGIRKSEGRGCAKPQTLYSFNDLVGKDPALVAVIEAARAAAQSSSPIMIWGESGTGKEVFAQAIHAASSRSAFPFVPVNCAAIPETLLESILFGTTKGTYTDASDKPGLFEEANHGTILLDELNSMPLGLQAKLLRVLQEKRVRRLGSHEEIPVDVRIISILNQHPLEAVQSGVLRRDFFYRLAVVSLAVPPLRERREDIPHLVKAVVANAEGGNPVSISSEAMHMFMEYHWPGNVRELEHVIEGSLAMMNEERSIDLNSLPKHFLEFYQKDRKEPAGVPVAQLTEAASIIENNHKEAYYDYSMIQRGASVSLKDCMNAYESSCINNVLRITGGNVAKAARMMHLTPAGLRYRIKMLKIDDSYY